One genomic segment of Tissierellales bacterium includes these proteins:
- a CDS encoding sigma 54-interacting transcriptional regulator gives MIFTSEKSLVKDILSSDYICLNRKATISEVIDAMLINNLPEAFIVNEKDQLLGMITLSDIAKIKRTNASENELIESFMTRNVISVGKEYTVIDCKDLLRRHNIKRLPVMEKNKICGVIRYKEIEFYYYDDVEKAFASYDLLLNNMHDAVHVIDKNGKIILWNRAAEQLYGLKEESVMGKLLSEFLDETIYNKIFETQSTIENFYHSPKKGCHVVTNAHPILIGGELLGIISTDKDISEVEYLTKELDRVKHKLELMNQANEEDAFAEIRGQSHTLITAINLAKQVSKTQATIFITGESGTGKEVFARAIFNESYDTDQNNIFVPVNCSAIPSELFESEFFGYEPGAFTGASKKGKVGLFELANNGTIFLDEIGDLPLFMQAKLLRVLQENKLKRVGSNREILVKTRVISATNKDLLKMVEAGEFREDLYYRLNVIQIKLPPLRERPEDIKLLAMKFIKDLSWRNHKQVRYIADEVVETLQRYRWKGNIRELKNTIEYMVVMSKGDVITMDVVPGYIKEDSQKHAMSPIIEARIPVEPIRKEYEEMSEYEPKIEMENSDAVSDLQETSEKQRIIDAIERAGGNRSKAAKLLGMPRSSFYYKIKKYDI, from the coding sequence ATGATTTTTACATCAGAAAAGTCATTGGTAAAAGACATATTATCTAGTGACTATATTTGTCTAAATCGTAAAGCAACCATAAGTGAAGTTATTGATGCTATGCTTATAAATAATCTTCCAGAGGCATTTATAGTAAATGAAAAAGATCAATTACTAGGGATGATTACGTTATCAGATATTGCAAAAATAAAGAGAACTAATGCATCAGAGAATGAATTGATAGAATCGTTTATGACTAGAAATGTGATATCAGTAGGAAAGGAATATACTGTTATAGATTGTAAAGATTTGCTTAGAAGACATAATATAAAGCGATTGCCAGTTATGGAAAAAAACAAGATTTGTGGCGTGATTCGATACAAAGAAATCGAATTTTACTATTATGATGATGTAGAAAAAGCTTTTGCAAGTTATGATTTGCTTTTAAATAATATGCATGATGCTGTTCATGTTATAGATAAAAATGGTAAAATTATACTTTGGAATAGAGCAGCAGAACAACTCTATGGATTAAAAGAAGAATCGGTAATGGGGAAATTACTCTCAGAATTTTTGGATGAAACTATATACAACAAAATATTTGAAACACAATCAACTATAGAAAACTTTTACCATTCACCTAAAAAAGGTTGCCATGTAGTTACAAATGCTCATCCAATTTTGATTGGGGGAGAACTTTTAGGAATAATAAGTACGGATAAAGATATTAGTGAAGTTGAGTATTTGACGAAAGAACTTGATCGGGTAAAACATAAATTGGAATTAATGAATCAAGCAAATGAAGAAGATGCATTTGCTGAAATAAGAGGGCAAAGTCATACATTGATAACTGCTATAAATCTTGCAAAGCAAGTCTCAAAAACACAGGCAACTATATTTATAACTGGAGAAAGTGGAACTGGTAAAGAAGTTTTTGCTAGAGCTATATTCAATGAAAGTTATGACACTGATCAGAATAACATATTTGTTCCAGTCAATTGTAGTGCTATACCAAGTGAGTTATTTGAGAGCGAATTTTTTGGATATGAACCAGGTGCGTTTACTGGAGCTAGTAAAAAGGGAAAAGTAGGATTGTTCGAACTTGCAAATAATGGAACAATATTTTTAGATGAGATAGGGGATTTACCTTTATTTATGCAAGCTAAACTCTTAAGGGTATTACAAGAGAACAAACTTAAACGAGTCGGTAGTAATAGAGAAATTTTAGTTAAAACTAGAGTGATATCAGCTACAAACAAGGATTTATTAAAAATGGTTGAAGCTGGAGAATTTAGAGAGGATTTGTATTATAGATTAAATGTTATACAAATAAAATTACCTCCACTAAGAGAGCGACCAGAAGATATAAAACTGTTAGCTATGAAATTCATAAAAGATTTGTCTTGGAGAAATCACAAACAAGTTAGGTATATCGCGGATGAGGTTGTAGAAACACTTCAAAGATACAGATGGAAGGGAAATATTCGTGAATTAAAAAATACTATAGAGTATATGGTTGTTATGAGTAAAGGCGATGTAATTACAATGGATGTAGTACCAGGTTATATAAAAGAAGATAGTCAAAAGCATGCTATGAGTCCTATAATAGAAGCTAGAATTCCAGTAGAACCAATTCGAAAAGAATATGAGGAAATGAGTGAATACGAGCCTAAAATAGAAATGGAGAATAGTGATGCAGTAAGTGATTTGCAAGAAACTTCAGAAAAGCAAAGAATAATAGATGCAATAGAACGAGCTGGTGGTAATAGAAGCAAAGCTGCAAAATTATTGGGTATGCCTAGAAGTAGTTTTTATTATAAAATAAAAAAATATGATATATAA
- a CDS encoding PEP-utilizing enzyme, with translation MNGYQQLKKMGERLKSMTLSNFGELTEYVSTTNWDFASKNEDDDFHTDLLFLRTASQEMEEYIGDSHEDVFLNYNGYCGSFYFEKSNSKRICENIKNKLREDENFRKAFNKNIYEVADKLASVYGDIDRSDFKFMGKAQLKSIYERQMNAQIELYRKCWPAEVIQIPEIGLEEDLIDEIKKWGYGKKAAEQVFYELVRCDKDSVYVEEEKLVMDLAKNVLSNDEVKRWFDLPIKHLRTHCPHWLSKKIEEVRAFYGYLGYHGFGDREMTSTDEYLKRIKEYVNDESKFKSESSNWNDRDVNLSDSAKHMLKIMTNVDRDLVKLYGELAVSKAYRRLAQLKNFYYLDELVKEIAYKTHLTESHIRFMMPEEVMALLEERLNVEEIKDIENRRENMVYIYHNNEEYVFTKERANSLQDIVENQEPIVETKVLKGRAACMGVRRGKAVIIERATDADKFTPGDILVSLEADPDLISVMRMAGAIVTDQGGITCHAAVIAREFNIPCVMGTKHATKLIKSGDMLLVDANKGEVIIEE, from the coding sequence ATGAATGGTTATCAGCAATTGAAAAAAATGGGAGAAAGATTAAAATCGATGACATTATCTAATTTTGGAGAACTAACAGAGTATGTTTCAACAACTAATTGGGACTTCGCATCTAAAAATGAAGATGATGATTTTCATACAGATTTGCTTTTTTTGAGAACTGCAAGTCAAGAAATGGAAGAATATATTGGGGATTCACATGAAGACGTATTTTTAAATTATAATGGTTATTGTGGGTCTTTTTATTTTGAGAAAAGTAATAGTAAAAGAATTTGTGAGAACATAAAAAACAAACTTAGAGAAGATGAAAATTTTAGAAAAGCATTCAATAAAAACATATATGAAGTAGCAGATAAATTGGCTTCTGTTTATGGAGATATAGACAGATCCGATTTTAAATTTATGGGAAAAGCGCAGTTAAAATCAATATATGAGAGACAAATGAATGCTCAAATAGAACTTTATAGAAAGTGTTGGCCTGCTGAAGTGATTCAAATTCCAGAAATAGGGCTTGAAGAGGATCTAATTGATGAAATAAAGAAATGGGGCTATGGTAAAAAAGCGGCAGAGCAAGTCTTTTATGAACTTGTCAGGTGCGATAAGGATTCGGTTTATGTTGAAGAAGAAAAGTTAGTAATGGATTTAGCCAAAAATGTACTATCAAATGATGAAGTTAAAAGGTGGTTTGACCTTCCTATAAAGCATTTGAGAACTCATTGCCCTCATTGGTTATCAAAAAAAATAGAGGAGGTAAGAGCGTTTTATGGATACCTTGGCTATCATGGTTTTGGCGATAGAGAGATGACTAGTACTGATGAGTATTTGAAAAGAATAAAAGAATACGTAAATGATGAAAGCAAATTCAAATCAGAGTCATCGAACTGGAACGATAGGGATGTTAATTTATCAGATTCGGCAAAACATATGCTAAAAATTATGACTAATGTAGATAGAGATTTAGTAAAGTTATATGGTGAATTGGCAGTATCTAAAGCTTATAGAAGGCTTGCGCAGCTAAAAAACTTTTATTACTTAGATGAGCTAGTAAAAGAAATAGCTTACAAGACACATTTGACAGAGTCACATATCAGATTTATGATGCCAGAAGAAGTTATGGCGCTTTTAGAGGAGAGGTTAAATGTAGAAGAAATAAAGGATATTGAGAATAGACGAGAGAATATGGTATATATATATCACAATAATGAGGAATATGTATTTACAAAAGAGAGAGCAAATTCACTTCAAGATATAGTTGAGAATCAGGAACCAATAGTTGAGACAAAGGTATTAAAAGGTCGAGCGGCTTGTATGGGAGTTAGAAGAGGAAAAGCTGTTATTATTGAGAGGGCTACAGATGCAGATAAGTTTACGCCAGGAGATATATTGGTATCATTAGAAGCTGATCCAGATTTGATTTCTGTGATGAGAATGGCTGGAGCTATAGTTACAGATCAAGGAGGAATTACTTGTCACGCAGCTGTAATTGCTAGAGAGTTTAATATACCTTGTGTTATGGGAACAAAGCATGCTACAAAGCTTATAAAATCTGGAGATATGCTGTTAGTAGATGCAAATAAAGGAGAAGTTATTATTGAAGAATAG
- a CDS encoding MerR family transcriptional regulator, which produces MNKEFRKYLSISEFANLAGTTRKNLIFYDNEGIFIPEKRLDNGYRYYSLFQLETFALIQDLRGLDMPLKEIKKYLGERTPQNCIDLLENHKKLLEIRIKSLEASKFAIEQKVKLTKIGIDKSDVEGVYFVTKAPIKVLEKKRKNLDIEYIMNDITDFVKHAQSIGAYMGYPIGVVIEADQIEKKEYTKLGRLFMEVANEVDDKYYKYYEETFCACILHRGLYEESYKSYEKLLDEIDKSEYERIGESYEYSILDFFSVRDEKDCLTEIVIPVKNKK; this is translated from the coding sequence GTGAATAAAGAATTTAGAAAATATTTATCTATAAGTGAATTTGCAAATCTTGCTGGAACAACTAGAAAAAATCTTATTTTTTACGATAATGAAGGAATATTTATACCAGAAAAAAGATTGGATAATGGATATCGATATTATAGTTTGTTTCAATTAGAGACATTTGCGCTTATTCAGGATTTGAGAGGGCTAGATATGCCGCTTAAAGAAATAAAGAAATATTTGGGAGAAAGGACCCCTCAAAATTGTATAGATTTATTGGAGAATCATAAAAAATTATTAGAAATTAGGATAAAAAGCTTAGAAGCATCGAAATTTGCGATAGAGCAAAAAGTAAAGTTAACTAAAATAGGAATTGATAAATCAGATGTTGAAGGTGTATATTTTGTGACAAAAGCACCTATAAAAGTACTAGAAAAGAAGCGAAAGAATTTAGATATAGAATATATAATGAATGATATAACTGACTTCGTAAAACATGCACAATCAATAGGTGCATATATGGGATATCCTATAGGTGTAGTTATTGAAGCTGATCAAATTGAAAAAAAGGAGTATACAAAACTAGGTAGATTATTTATGGAAGTAGCGAATGAGGTTGATGACAAATACTATAAATACTATGAAGAAACATTTTGTGCATGTATACTGCATAGAGGTCTTTATGAGGAATCGTATAAATCGTATGAAAAGTTATTAGATGAAATTGACAAAAGTGAATATGAAAGGATTGGAGAATCGTATGAGTATTCTATTTTGGATTTTTTTTCAGTCAGAGATGAAAAGGATTGTTTGACTGAAATCGTAATACCTGTGAAAAACAAAAAATGA
- a CDS encoding sugar ABC transporter substrate-binding protein: MKKRFLAGMLSLVLCVSIALTGCGSNDSDKQASEENGVKTIKVWAMGEEGKLLPQMVEKFEANNPNIDVEVQALPWGQAHDKLLTAVASGNGPDIIQMGTSWIPEFADAGILKDLSEFTKDYPNISPDRYYVSSLATTEYDDKYVAVPWYVDTRVLYYRNDILSESGYPQGPSTWDELYDASKKLSARGEDKYGLSLDIRDQFFAVTFGWQNGSEIIKNGKSQFSEPEFVEAINYLKKFYDEKLTMMYGDVDIVQTFKDGTEPMFISGPWMVNVLNDAAPEISGKWSIRTLPAKKSNMSFVGGSNWTIFHNSKNVPEALKFIDYMSDTKTQIEWMKVSKALPARADAWVDPVIANDDYVSVFGEQLKNAKPSPFIVEWEEIAQELSASFERIIAENADVNAEMKKLDEKAKKVLEK, from the coding sequence ATGAAAAAAAGATTTTTGGCAGGAATGTTGAGTCTTGTACTTTGTGTGTCGATTGCACTTACTGGTTGCGGATCTAATGATTCTGATAAGCAGGCTAGCGAGGAAAACGGTGTCAAAACTATTAAAGTTTGGGCGATGGGGGAAGAAGGAAAGTTATTACCTCAAATGGTTGAAAAATTTGAAGCGAATAACCCAAATATCGATGTTGAAGTGCAGGCATTGCCTTGGGGACAAGCTCACGATAAATTGCTGACAGCAGTTGCTTCAGGTAATGGACCGGATATTATTCAAATGGGAACATCATGGATTCCAGAGTTTGCAGATGCAGGAATATTAAAAGATTTAAGTGAATTTACTAAAGATTATCCAAATATTTCACCAGATAGATATTATGTTAGTTCTTTGGCTACTACAGAGTATGATGATAAATATGTTGCAGTTCCTTGGTATGTTGACACTAGAGTTTTATATTATAGAAATGATATATTATCGGAAAGTGGATATCCACAAGGGCCAAGTACATGGGATGAGCTGTACGATGCATCTAAGAAATTATCGGCTAGAGGAGAAGATAAATATGGATTATCATTAGATATTAGAGATCAGTTTTTTGCGGTTACATTTGGATGGCAAAATGGATCTGAGATAATAAAAAATGGTAAGTCACAGTTTTCAGAGCCAGAGTTTGTAGAGGCTATAAACTATCTGAAAAAATTCTATGATGAAAAACTTACTATGATGTATGGCGATGTGGATATAGTTCAAACGTTTAAAGATGGAACAGAGCCAATGTTTATAAGTGGTCCATGGATGGTAAATGTTTTAAATGATGCAGCTCCAGAAATTAGTGGGAAGTGGTCTATAAGAACGCTACCAGCTAAAAAGAGCAATATGTCATTTGTAGGTGGATCTAATTGGACTATATTCCATAATTCGAAAAATGTTCCAGAAGCACTAAAATTTATAGATTACATGAGTGATACTAAAACTCAAATTGAATGGATGAAAGTGTCCAAAGCGTTACCTGCTAGAGCAGATGCTTGGGTTGATCCTGTTATAGCAAATGATGATTATGTTTCTGTATTTGGGGAACAACTTAAAAATGCTAAGCCATCACCATTTATAGTAGAATGGGAAGAAATAGCACAAGAATTGAGTGCTTCGTTTGAAAGAATAATAGCAGAAAATGCTGATGTAAATGCAGAAATGAAAAAGCTTGATGAGAAGGCG
- a CDS encoding MATE family efflux transporter: MKNRKDEFYSLLFKLAIPVAMQSFISTSLNIIDSIMVGKLREDALAAVGAANQYFYVFILLIFGIASGISIFTAQYWGQKNISEIKKTMAIGVVSTVIASMFFAILAWIIPKSIIGVFVKTNGIGNALVLGEKYLKIVAFSYVITSLSLVYSAASRSIERTKEIMWASSISLACNTFLNYLLIEGHFGAPALGVKGAAIATVIARCVEFLLIMKYVYGKKLPLALRLNEFLGFTINDIKRIYSKVVFVILNESLWALGISLYAVAYGYIGTSAVAAIQVCNSIQNLFMIVAKSLSTASGTMIGNKIGEKNGVLAHLYAKRFLKLGIVFGFLSAVLLRLITPWIASWYEVSSATRMDIISTLNIIGLFLVFKILNVIMTVGILRSGGETKFAFAVDVGTVWFIGVPLAFLGSIYFKLSLHEVVAMLSVEEILKCIVCWLKIRKNDWNQNLVDVA; encoded by the coding sequence TTGAAGAATAGAAAAGATGAGTTTTATTCATTATTATTCAAGCTTGCAATCCCTGTTGCAATGCAAAGCTTTATATCAACATCGCTGAATATAATAGACTCTATTATGGTAGGGAAGTTAAGAGAAGACGCGTTGGCTGCTGTAGGAGCGGCCAATCAGTATTTTTATGTGTTCATATTGCTTATATTTGGCATAGCTAGTGGAATATCAATATTTACAGCACAGTATTGGGGACAAAAAAATATATCAGAGATAAAGAAGACAATGGCAATAGGTGTTGTAAGTACTGTAATAGCTAGTATGTTTTTTGCAATATTGGCGTGGATTATTCCTAAATCTATCATTGGAGTGTTTGTAAAGACTAATGGTATTGGAAATGCGCTTGTATTAGGGGAGAAATATCTAAAGATAGTTGCATTTAGCTATGTAATTACAAGTTTGTCACTAGTATATTCAGCAGCAAGTAGGAGTATAGAACGAACAAAAGAAATTATGTGGGCCAGTTCTATATCACTTGCTTGCAATACATTTTTGAATTATTTACTTATAGAAGGTCATTTTGGAGCACCTGCTCTTGGGGTAAAAGGAGCTGCTATAGCAACGGTTATTGCAAGATGTGTTGAATTTTTGTTGATAATGAAATATGTATATGGAAAGAAATTACCATTGGCTCTTAGATTAAATGAATTCTTGGGATTTACAATCAATGATATTAAAAGAATATATTCAAAAGTTGTTTTTGTTATATTAAATGAATCATTATGGGCTCTCGGAATATCACTTTATGCAGTTGCTTATGGTTATATAGGAACATCGGCAGTAGCGGCTATACAAGTATGTAATAGCATACAAAATTTGTTTATGATTGTAGCGAAGAGTTTGTCGACAGCATCTGGAACAATGATTGGAAATAAGATAGGAGAAAAAAACGGTGTATTAGCACATTTGTATGCGAAGAGATTTTTAAAACTTGGAATTGTATTTGGGTTTTTATCCGCTGTATTGCTTAGACTTATAACACCTTGGATAGCCTCTTGGTATGAAGTTTCTTCAGCGACAAGAATGGATATAATATCTACATTAAATATTATTGGATTATTTTTGGTATTTAAGATATTGAATGTTATAATGACGGTTGGAATACTTAGAAGTGGAGGAGAGACTAAATTTGCTTTTGCAGTAGATGTTGGAACTGTTTGGTTTATAGGCGTACCACTTGCATTTTTGGGTTCTATATATTTTAAATTATCACTTCATGAAGTCGTGGCGATGTTATCTGTCGAAGAGATTTTAAAGTGTATCGTGTGTTGGTTAAAGATAAGAAAAAACGATTGGAATCAAAACTTAGTTGATGTAGCTTAG